The sequence below is a genomic window from Streptomyces sp. NBC_00289.
GCCGTCGGCTCCACCATCACCTTCGCCAACTGCTGCTTCTCGATGGTCGACTGGCTGATGAGCGGCAAGTTCGAGCGCTTCCCCGGCCTGAAGGTCATGTACGCCGAGGGGCAGATCGGCTGGATCCCCTACATCCTGGAGCGCGCCGACGTCGTCTGGGAGGAGAACCGCGGCTGGGGCGGGGTCGCCGACAAGGTCCACCGTCCGCCGTCCGAGCTGTTCGCCGAGCACGTCTACGGCTGCTTCTTCGACGACGCCTTCGGGCTGCGCAACCTCGACGCCATCGGCGTCGGGAACGTCCTGTACGAGACCGACTACCCGCACTCCGACTCCACCTGGCCCAAGTCCCGCGAGGTCGGCGAGGCGCAGATGGGCCACCTGGCACCGGACGTGGTGGAGCGGATCGTCCGGGGCAACGCGATCGAGCTGCTGGGCCTCACGGCGGACGGGCTGTGGCCGGGCGATGCCCGGTGAAGACCCCGTTCGTGTACGGCATCCAGCTCCCCGTCCAGTCGCAGAGCACGATCTACGCCGAACCCTGGGAGGCCGACGCCGGTCCCGGCGACCTCGTGGAGATCGCCCGCACCGCCGACCGCGCCGGCTTCGACTACATCGCCGCCTGCGACCACGTGGCGATACCGCGGCGGCTGGCGCCCGCGATGAGCACGGTCTGGTACGACCCCGTCGCCACCCTCGCCCACCTGGCCGCGGTCACCCGACGCGTCCGGCTGCTCAGCCATGTCGCCGTCGTGGGCCTGCGCCACCCGCTGCTCACCGCCAAGCAGTACGCCACCCTCGACCACCTGTCGGGCGGCCGCCTGATCCTCGGCGTCGGGGCCGGGCACGTACGGGAGGAGTTCGAGGTGCTGGGGGTGGACTTCGAGCGCCGCGGACCCGTCCTCGACGAGACCATGGACGCCCTGCGGGCCGCCCTCGGCCCCGAGGAGTTCCCCGAGCACCACGGCAAGCTCCACGACTTCGAGGACCTCGGTCAACGGCCCCGGCCCGCTCAGACCCGCGTCCCCCTCTGGGTCGGCGGGTCCTCGCCCGCCGCCGTCCGCCGGGCCGCGCTCAAGGGTGACGGCTGGCTGCCGCAGGGCGACCCGCGCGACCGGCTGCCGGCACAGATCGAGCGGATCCGACGGCTGCGCGAAGAGGCCGGCGCCGAGGAGCCGTTCACCGTCGGCGCCATCACCGAGCCCCTGTACGTGGGGGTTCCCGGGTGGGATGTCGGCCGCCGCACCCTCAGCGGGCCGCCGGAGGCGCTCGCCGAGTCCCTGCGCGCCTACCGCGCGATGGGAGTGGACCAGATCCAGGTCCGCTTCCGCAGCCGGAGCCGCGGCGAACTCACCGACCAGATGGCGTCCTTCGGCGCCGACACAGCTCCTCACCTCTAGGGAGAGACCGCATGGGCAAGCTGGACGGACGCGTCGTCATCGTCACCGGCGCGGCGCGCGGACAGGGCGAACAGGAGGCGCGCCTGTTCCGGGAGGAAGGCGCCCGGGTCGTCGTCGCGGACGTACTGGACGACCAGGGGGAGGATCTGGCCAAGGAGCTGGACGCCCGCTACGTCCATCTCGACGTCGGCAGGGAGGCGGACTGGACGGCCGCCGTGGCCGCGACCAAGGAGGCGTACGGGAAGGTCGACGGGCTGGTCAACAACGCCGGCATCCTCCGGTTCAACGCCCTGCTCGACACCCCGCTCGAGGAGTTCATGCAGGTCGTGCAGGTGAACCAGGTCGGCTGCTTCCTCGGGATCAAGACCGTCGCCCCGCACATCGCGGCCGCGGGCGGGGGCACGATCGTCAACACCGCCTCGTACACCGCCGTGACCGGCATGGCGGCCGTGGGCACCTACGCGGCGACCAAGCACGCGATCCTCGGCCTCACCCGGGTCGCCGCCCTGGAGCTGGCCGGGCGCCACATCCGGGTCAACGCCATGTGTCCGGGCGCGATCGACACCCCGATGTCCAACCCGTCCCGGCTCGACCCGTCGGCGGACGTCGAGGAGATGGCGGAGGCCCTGGACGGGCTGTACCGCAAGCTCGTGCCGCTCGGCCGGATCGGTCAGCCGCGGGAGGTGGCCCGGCTGGCGCTCTTCCTCAGTTGCGAGGACTCCTCCTACATCACCGGGCAGCCGTTCGTGATCGACGGAGGCTGGCTGGCCGGCGTCAGCCTCATCTGACCGGCCGTCAGCTATTGACGGTCCATGGGTGCGGTGCCACAGTCGGCCAGGACACAAATCTGACGACCCGTCAGATATGGCTCACGCGGGAAACAGACTGGGGACGGTGAACCTCCTTGGAATTCGGGCTCTTTGTACAGGGATACGTGGGCAAGCGCGCCGAGACCGATCCGCTCGCCGAGCACAAGGCGCTGATGGAGGAGACCGAGTACGTCATCCAGGCGGACAAATCCGGCTTCAAGTACGCCTGGGCGTCCGAGCACCACTTCCTGGAGGAGTACTCGCACCTCTCCGCCAACGACGTCTTCCTCGGCTACCTCGCCCACGCGACCGACCGCATCCACCTCGGCTCGGGAATCTTCAACCCCCTCGCCCAGGTCAACCACCCGGTCAAGGTCGCCGAGAAGGTCGCCATGCTCGACCACCTCACCGAGAACCGCTTCGAGTTCGGCAGCGGACGCGGGGCGGGAAGCCACGAGATCCTCGGCTTCCTCCCCGGCATCACCGACATGAACCACACCAAGGAGATCTGGGAAGAGACCATCGCCGAGTTCCCCAAGATGTGGCTCCAGGACGAGTACGTCGGCTTCCAGGGCAAGCACTGGCAGCTCCCGCCGCGCAAGATCCTGCCGAAGCCGTACGGGAAGTCGCACCCCGCCATGTGGTACGCCGCCGGGTCGCCGCCCTCGTACGAAATGGCCGCCCGCAAGGGGCTCGGCGTCCTCGGCTTCAGCATCCAGAAGGTCTCCGACATGGAGTGGGTGCTCGAGAAGTACAAGACGGCCGTCGTGAACGCCGAACCCGTCGGGGACTTCGTCAACGACAACGTGATGGTGACGACGACCGCCATCTGCGCCCCGACACACGACGAGGCGATCCGGATCGCGGTGAGCGGCGGGCTGCACTACCTCCCCTCCCTCGTCTTCCGCTACCACGACACCTTCCCGCGCCCCGAGGGCTTCCCGGTCTGGCCGGAGACGCTCCCCGAGTACACCCCCGAGTTCGTCGAACTCCTCGTCGAGGAGGAGCTGCTGATCTGCGGCGACCCCGACGAGGTCCTCACTCAGTGCAAGCGGTGGGAGCAGGCGGGCGCCGACCAGCTCAGCTTCGGGCTGCCGGTCGGGGTGCCCAAGGAGGAGACGCTGCGGACGATCCGGCTGATCGGGGAGCACGTGATTCCGAAGATCGACACGGATCCCGTACACCGGACGACACGGTTCCGGCAGGCCGGTTGACCGCCGTCGCGGAGTGCGGGCCGTCCGTGGCCGGTCGCGCAGTTCCCCGCGCCCCCTGGGGTGCGACTCTCACCGGAGTTGAGGAGGCAGGCCTCATGCTCGATCACGTCATCAAAGGGGCGACCGTCGTCGACGGGACCGGCGCCCCGGCATCCACCGCGGATGTGGGAATCCGGGACGGCCGTATCGCCGTGATCGGCGCGGTCACCGAAGAGTCCCGGACGACGGAGGACGCGACCGGACTCGTCCTCGCCCCCGGCTTCGTCGATCCGCACACCCACTACGACGCCCAGCTCTTCTGGGACCCCTACGCCACCCCGTCCCTCAACCACGGGGTGACCACCGTCGCGGCCGGCAACTGCGGCTTCACCCTCGCGCCGCTCCACCCGGAGCGCCCCGAGGACGCCGACTACACCCGCCGCATGCTCTCCAAGGTGGAGGGCATGTCGCTGGTCGCCCTGGAGGAGGGCGCCCCCTGGAACTGGCACGGCTTCGGGGAGTACCTGGACGCGCTGGAGGGGCGGATCGCCGTCAACGCGGGCTTCATGGTCGGGCACTGCGCGCTGCGGCGGTACGTGATGGGCCCGGACGCGGTGGGCGGACAGCCGAGCGAGGAGCAACTGGCCGCCATGCTGCGGCTCTTCCACGAGGCGATGGACGCCGGCGCGTGGGGCCTGTCCACCACCCAGTCCTCCACCCACTCCGACGGTGACGGGAGGCCGGTCGCCTCCCGGCACGCCCGCCCCGCGGAACTGCTGGCCCTCGCCAAGGCCGTCGGGGAACACGAGGGCACCCAGATCGAGGCGATCGTCGCGGGCTGCCTCGACCAGTTCAGCGACGCGGAGATCGACCTGTTCGTGGAGATGAGCGCGGCGGCGGGACGCCCCCTGAACTGGAACGTCCTGACCATCGACGCGTCCGTCCCCGAACGCGTGCCCAGGCAGCTGCTGGCGAGCGAACAGGCCCGGAAGGCGGGCGGCCGGGTGGTGGCGCTCACCATGCCGATCCTCACGCCGATGAACATGTCGCTCGGCACCTTCTGCGCCCTGAACCTGATCCCCGGCTGGGGCCCCGTCCTGGGCCTGCCCGTTCCCGAGCGGATCGGGCGGCTGCGGGACGCGGACGTACGGGCGGAGCTGCTGGAGCGCGCCCACTCCAAGGAGGCGGGCGTCTTCCGGCGGCTGGCGAACTTCGGCCGGTACGTCATCGGTGACACTTACAGCGGGGCGAACCGTGGCCTGCGCGGGCGGGTGGTGAAGGACATCGCCGCCGAACGCGGCCTCGACCCCTTCCACTGCCTGGTCGAGATCTGCGCCGCCGACGACCTGCGTACGGTCCTGTGGCCCATGCCCACCGACAACGACCCCGCGTCCTGGGCGCTGCGGGCCGAGACCTGGCAGCACGAGGACGTCCTGCTCGGCGGCTCCGACGCGGGCGCGCACCTGGACCGCATGTGCGGGGCGCCGTACACCACCCGCTTCCTCGGCGACTGCCTGCGCGGCCGGAAGCTGGTCGGCCTGGAACAGGCCGTGAAGATGCTGACGGACGACCCGGCACGGCTGTTCGGCCTGCGCGAGCGGGGCCGGCTGCGGGAGGGCTTCCATGCCGACCTGGTCCTCTTCGACCCGCGGCGGATCGACGCGGCCACGGCCACCCTGGTGCACGACCTGCCGGGTGACAGCCCGCGACTGGACTCCAAGGCGATCGGCATACGGGCCGTGTGGGTCAACGGCGTCGAGACGATCCGGGACGACGTCGTGACGGGCTCCGTCCCGGGCCGGGTACTGCGCTCGGGGCGGGACACCGGGACGGTGGCGACCAGGTGACCCGGGAACGGCGGCCGATCGACGGCGACCGGGCGGCCGACGGCCAGGGGCTGTTCCTCGGGGGTTCCTGGGTGGAGCCGGACGGCGGCCACTACGAGGTCGTCGACCCGGCGACCGAGGAGATCGTGGGCCGGGCGCCGGAGGCCTCGCGGGATCAGGTGCACGCGGCCTGCGCCGCGGCCCGCGAGGCCTTCGGCCCCTGGTCGCGTACCTCCGCCGAGGAGCGGGCGGCGGTCCTCGCCCGGGCGGCGGACATCATCCGCGAGCGGCTGGTGCCGTACGCCGAGCTGGCCCGGGCGGAGACCGGCGCGACGACCGGGACGGCCCGGGCGATGCAGGTGGGGGTGGCGGCGGCCCGTTTCCAGCGGTACGCGCGCGTGGAGCCCGCGGAGTGGGCGATCACGCCGCAGATCACCGAAGCCGGCCCGCTCGGCCGGGCGGGAGTGACGGGCGCGCTGGCGGTACGGCAGCCCGTCGGGGTCGTCACCTGCGTCACCTCCTACAACAACCCGTGGGCGAACGCGGCCGGAAAGGTCGCCCCGGCGCTCGCCATGGGCAACACCGTGGTGGTGAAACCCGCCCCGCAGGACCCGCTGTCCGCCTACCGCATGGCGGAGGCGCTGGAGGCGGCCGGGGCGCCGCCCGGAGTCGTGAACGTCGTCTCCGGCCGGTCGGTCGAGGTCGGCGAGGCGGCCGTGGACTGCGACGACGTGGACATGGTGAGCTTCACGGGTTCGACGGCGGTCGGGCAGCGCATCGCCGAGGTGTGCGGCCGGGGCATGAAGCGGCAGCTGATGGAACTGGGCGGCAAGGGGGCCGCCGTGGTCTTCGACGACGCGGACCTCCGCTCGGCGGTGGCCGGTATCGGATCGACGTTCTCCTTCTACAGCGGACAGATCTGTACGGCGCCGACGCGCGTGCTGGCGCAACGAGGCGTGTACGACGAACTGGTCGGCCAACTGGCCGCCTACGCCGGCAGGTTGAAAATCGGCGACCCTCGGGAGCGGGACACGGTCGTCGGACCGGTGATCTCGGAAGCGCACCGGGACCGGATCGAGTCGTACGTCGAACTGGGCCGCAAGGAGGGAGCGTCGGTGGCCGGCGGCGGCGAACGCCCTGCCCTGGACCGGGGTTTCTACGTCACGCCAACCCTCCTCGCGGACTGCACCAACGACATGCGCGTGGCCCGGGAGGAGATCTTCGGCCCCGTGGTGGTCGTGATCCCCTTCGACGAGGAGGAGGAGGGCATAACCCTCGCCAACGACAGCGACTACGGCCTGATCGACTACGTCTGGTCCGGCGACGTGGCCCGCGCCTTCCGGGTGGCACGCCGGTTGCGGGCCGGCGGCGTCGGCATCAACACCGTCGGCCGCAACATGGAGGCCCCCTTCGGCGGCTTCAAGAGGAGCGGCGTCGGCCGAGACGTCGGCTCGTACGCGCTGCACGCGTACAGCGAGGTGCAGTCGATCGTCTGGCCGGGCTGACCCGTGCCCTGAGGGGACGCGCCCTGAAGGGGCGCGGGGAACTGCGCGACCGGCCACGACGGCGCCGCGGACGTTCGACGGCGCATCGCGGCAGGTCGCGGCGCATCTGCCCGCGCTGACTCCGCTTCGGTCCGGCAGCGCCCTGAAGGGGCGCGGGGAACTGCGCGACCGGCCACGACGGCGCCGCGGTCGAACGGCGGCCCTTGCGGCGGGGCGTTCGTGGGCTGGCCGGGCTGAGCCCGCAGCGGTTCGGCACCCTGAAGGGGCGCGGGGAACTGCGCGACCAGTCACGACGGCGCCGCGCACGATCGACGGCACGGGACGCCACCCGCAGCACGTCCGGCGGACCGCTCAGTCGAGATCCACCCGCACCGTGAGCAGCCCCGCGCCCACCGCCCGTACCGCCGCGCTGTTCATCCGGGGCAGGCTGCGCAGTCGTGCGACGGCGTCGTCGTCCGGCAGGAGGTGCGCCGTGCCGGTGAGCCAGCGGCCCCGCAGCCGGACCCGGACCCTGGGGTCGGCCTTGATGTTGCGGATGTACTGCGAGCGCTCGCCGAACTCGGAGACCAGCCAGAAGGAGTCCCCGATCCGCCGGCCGCCCAGCGGAGTACGCCGGGGCTGCCCCGACACGCGGCCGGTGGTCTCCAGCAGCGTCTGCGTCGGCATCCGCCGCTGCAACGGGTTGGCGATGGTGCGCTGGAGGGCCGAGACGGCCCGGTACTTGGACTCGGCGTCACGGAACACCTTCACGGAGACTCCCGTCTCTTGTCTCCCGTCCTCTGCCTCGCGCAGGTGACGGTGGTCTTCAATGGTCCCAGTGTCGGAACGGGTGAAGGACGGGCGGGGTCGGCGATGCGCATCGTGAGCTGGAATCTGTGGTGGCGGTTCGGGCCCTGGGCCGAGCGGCAGAAAGCCATACTCGCCGTACTGCGGGAACTGGAGCCGGACGTGGTCGGCCTCCAGGAGGTGTGGGCGGCCGGCGGCGAGAACCTCGCCGAGTGGCTCGCGGACGAACTCGGCCTGCACTGCGCCTGGGCCCCCTCCGACGCGTCCGAGCGGTGGCAGCGCCGGATCGGGGACCCGTCCGTCGACGTCGGCAACGCGGTGCTGAGCCGCTGGCCGGTCATCGAGCAGGACGTCCTGCGGCTGCCCGTGCCCGAGGAGCTGGACGACGGCCGCCTCGCCCTCTACGCCCGCCTGGCCGCGCCCCACCACGAGGTCCCCTTCTTCACGACCCACCTCACCTCGGCCCCCTCGGCGTCGACCGTGCGCGTCGAACAGGTCACCGCCCTGGCCGAGTTCGTGGCGGCCCACCGGGGCGGCACCGCGTTCCCGCCCGTCGTCACCGGCGACTTCAACGCGTGGCCGGATTCCGACGAGGTCCGCCGCTTCGGTGGCTACAAGACGGCACCGGCCGCCCCCGGCCAACTCTTCCTCGACGCGTGGGAGTACGCCGACCCGACGGCCCCCTCCGCGACGTGGGACCCGGCGAACCCGTACGTCGCCGTCCACGACCCGGCCGTCCGCATCGACTACATCCACGTGGGCCCGCCAGGCCCCGGAAGCCTCGGCCACGTCCGCTCGGTCCGCCGCGCGGGCGCGGGCCCGGTCGACGGCGTATGGCCGTCGGACCACGCGGCGGTGGTCGCGGACCTGGCGGCGGAGGAGACGGCCTAGTTTTGGTGTGGCCTCGGTGTGGCCTCGGTGTGGCCTCGGTGCGGGTCCGTGCCGGTCGCGGTCCGGTCGCCGCGGTGTGGGGACCGCTCCTCAGCCGCTCCGCCAGGGTCGCAGCTTCTCGGGGTTTCGCACCGCCCAGATACGCCTGATCCGGTCGCCCGCGATCTCGAACGCGAACACGGTCACGATGGTGCCGTCCTGTCGCGCCACCAAGCCGGGCAGGCCGTTGACCGTGCACTCCAGGAACGTCCTGCGATCGCCCGACACACGGGCGATCCTGGCGTAGGCCCGCGCGATCCGCTCGGCGCCCACGATCGGGTGCAGATGGGTGACGGCCAGCCCGCCGCCGTCGGCGGTCGCGGTGGCGTCGGGGTCGAGCAGGCCGATCAGGGCGTCGATGTCCTTGGCCTCCCACGCCGTTCTGAACCGCCTGACGATGTCGGCCTGCCCTGCACCCGGGCCGGCCGGAGTCCGCGCCGTACGGATGCGACGGCGGGCGGACGAGGCCAGTTGGCGGCACGCCGCCGGAGAGCGGCCGACGATCTCTGCAACCTCGCCGAAGGGGTAGCGGAAGACGTCGTGCAGGACGAACGCGACGCGCTCGGCCGGGGTCATCGCGTCGAGGACGACCAGGAAGGCCATCGTCACCGACTCGTCGAGGGTGATCCGATCGGCCGGGTCGGTCCCGCCGACACCGGAGCGCCCGGTGATCCACTCCGTGTGTTCGGGCAGCGGTTCCGGGATCCAGTCGCCCACGTACGTCTCCCGCCTGGCCCGGGCCGAGCCGAGCAGGTTCAGGCAGATGCGGCCGGCGACCGTCGTCAGCCAGGCGCCGGGCGACTCGATGGCCCGCTGCTCCTGTGCGGACATGGCGTACCAGCGGGCGTAGGTCTCCTGCACGACGTCCTCGGCGTCGGCGAGGGACCCGAGGAGTCGATAGCCGAGGTTGATCAGCCGGCGCCGCTCGCTCATGATCGCGCTGAGTCCCGGTTCGCGCCGATCGTCGCCGGGCTCGACTCCGGTGGTCATGGTCTGGCCTTCTCCCTCGCTCGCTTCCGTGCCTCTCCCCGTTACGACAGGACAGCGCACCCGACTGTGAGGCCGACGCGCCACCTCACACTTCGGAGGGCCGCGTTGTCGTACCGGTGAGGACGACGACAAGAC
It includes:
- a CDS encoding LLM class F420-dependent oxidoreductase; translation: MKTPFVYGIQLPVQSQSTIYAEPWEADAGPGDLVEIARTADRAGFDYIAACDHVAIPRRLAPAMSTVWYDPVATLAHLAAVTRRVRLLSHVAVVGLRHPLLTAKQYATLDHLSGGRLILGVGAGHVREEFEVLGVDFERRGPVLDETMDALRAALGPEEFPEHHGKLHDFEDLGQRPRPAQTRVPLWVGGSSPAAVRRAALKGDGWLPQGDPRDRLPAQIERIRRLREEAGAEEPFTVGAITEPLYVGVPGWDVGRRTLSGPPEALAESLRAYRAMGVDQIQVRFRSRSRGELTDQMASFGADTAPHL
- a CDS encoding SDR family NAD(P)-dependent oxidoreductase, giving the protein MGKLDGRVVIVTGAARGQGEQEARLFREEGARVVVADVLDDQGEDLAKELDARYVHLDVGREADWTAAVAATKEAYGKVDGLVNNAGILRFNALLDTPLEEFMQVVQVNQVGCFLGIKTVAPHIAAAGGGTIVNTASYTAVTGMAAVGTYAATKHAILGLTRVAALELAGRHIRVNAMCPGAIDTPMSNPSRLDPSADVEEMAEALDGLYRKLVPLGRIGQPREVARLALFLSCEDSSYITGQPFVIDGGWLAGVSLI
- a CDS encoding LLM class flavin-dependent oxidoreductase → MEFGLFVQGYVGKRAETDPLAEHKALMEETEYVIQADKSGFKYAWASEHHFLEEYSHLSANDVFLGYLAHATDRIHLGSGIFNPLAQVNHPVKVAEKVAMLDHLTENRFEFGSGRGAGSHEILGFLPGITDMNHTKEIWEETIAEFPKMWLQDEYVGFQGKHWQLPPRKILPKPYGKSHPAMWYAAGSPPSYEMAARKGLGVLGFSIQKVSDMEWVLEKYKTAVVNAEPVGDFVNDNVMVTTTAICAPTHDEAIRIAVSGGLHYLPSLVFRYHDTFPRPEGFPVWPETLPEYTPEFVELLVEEELLICGDPDEVLTQCKRWEQAGADQLSFGLPVGVPKEETLRTIRLIGEHVIPKIDTDPVHRTTRFRQAG
- a CDS encoding amidohydrolase family protein, with protein sequence MLDHVIKGATVVDGTGAPASTADVGIRDGRIAVIGAVTEESRTTEDATGLVLAPGFVDPHTHYDAQLFWDPYATPSLNHGVTTVAAGNCGFTLAPLHPERPEDADYTRRMLSKVEGMSLVALEEGAPWNWHGFGEYLDALEGRIAVNAGFMVGHCALRRYVMGPDAVGGQPSEEQLAAMLRLFHEAMDAGAWGLSTTQSSTHSDGDGRPVASRHARPAELLALAKAVGEHEGTQIEAIVAGCLDQFSDAEIDLFVEMSAAAGRPLNWNVLTIDASVPERVPRQLLASEQARKAGGRVVALTMPILTPMNMSLGTFCALNLIPGWGPVLGLPVPERIGRLRDADVRAELLERAHSKEAGVFRRLANFGRYVIGDTYSGANRGLRGRVVKDIAAERGLDPFHCLVEICAADDLRTVLWPMPTDNDPASWALRAETWQHEDVLLGGSDAGAHLDRMCGAPYTTRFLGDCLRGRKLVGLEQAVKMLTDDPARLFGLRERGRLREGFHADLVLFDPRRIDAATATLVHDLPGDSPRLDSKAIGIRAVWVNGVETIRDDVVTGSVPGRVLRSGRDTGTVATR
- a CDS encoding aldehyde dehydrogenase family protein, with amino-acid sequence MTRERRPIDGDRAADGQGLFLGGSWVEPDGGHYEVVDPATEEIVGRAPEASRDQVHAACAAAREAFGPWSRTSAEERAAVLARAADIIRERLVPYAELARAETGATTGTARAMQVGVAAARFQRYARVEPAEWAITPQITEAGPLGRAGVTGALAVRQPVGVVTCVTSYNNPWANAAGKVAPALAMGNTVVVKPAPQDPLSAYRMAEALEAAGAPPGVVNVVSGRSVEVGEAAVDCDDVDMVSFTGSTAVGQRIAEVCGRGMKRQLMELGGKGAAVVFDDADLRSAVAGIGSTFSFYSGQICTAPTRVLAQRGVYDELVGQLAAYAGRLKIGDPRERDTVVGPVISEAHRDRIESYVELGRKEGASVAGGGERPALDRGFYVTPTLLADCTNDMRVAREEIFGPVVVVIPFDEEEEGITLANDSDYGLIDYVWSGDVARAFRVARRLRAGGVGINTVGRNMEAPFGGFKRSGVGRDVGSYALHAYSEVQSIVWPG
- a CDS encoding nitroreductase/quinone reductase family protein gives rise to the protein MFRDAESKYRAVSALQRTIANPLQRRMPTQTLLETTGRVSGQPRRTPLGGRRIGDSFWLVSEFGERSQYIRNIKADPRVRVRLRGRWLTGTAHLLPDDDAVARLRSLPRMNSAAVRAVGAGLLTVRVDLD
- a CDS encoding endonuclease/exonuclease/phosphatase family protein, translating into MRIVSWNLWWRFGPWAERQKAILAVLRELEPDVVGLQEVWAAGGENLAEWLADELGLHCAWAPSDASERWQRRIGDPSVDVGNAVLSRWPVIEQDVLRLPVPEELDDGRLALYARLAAPHHEVPFFTTHLTSAPSASTVRVEQVTALAEFVAAHRGGTAFPPVVTGDFNAWPDSDEVRRFGGYKTAPAAPGQLFLDAWEYADPTAPSATWDPANPYVAVHDPAVRIDYIHVGPPGPGSLGHVRSVRRAGAGPVDGVWPSDHAAVVADLAAEETA
- the sigJ gene encoding RNA polymerase sigma factor SigJ produces the protein MTTGVEPGDDRREPGLSAIMSERRRLINLGYRLLGSLADAEDVVQETYARWYAMSAQEQRAIESPGAWLTTVAGRICLNLLGSARARRETYVGDWIPEPLPEHTEWITGRSGVGGTDPADRITLDESVTMAFLVVLDAMTPAERVAFVLHDVFRYPFGEVAEIVGRSPAACRQLASSARRRIRTARTPAGPGAGQADIVRRFRTAWEAKDIDALIGLLDPDATATADGGGLAVTHLHPIVGAERIARAYARIARVSGDRRTFLECTVNGLPGLVARQDGTIVTVFAFEIAGDRIRRIWAVRNPEKLRPWRSG